The following proteins are co-located in the Dyadobacter chenwenxiniae genome:
- a CDS encoding DUF6298 domain-containing protein, translating into MKVKDYIKRVIVWNTILSLTGLYLFMPDGVLAQKKIRPPSPVALGEDGKLHYAPDSLGNRIVDFSYAGYMAGNKQIPNVPIRVIVPVKEGDATLRIQAAIDYVGSLPADKEGIRGAVLLEKGVHTILRSLFIKKSGVVIRGNGTLDHKTTLLGTGLSRETIIQILGTNDLKKGNRIEVEDEYVPVNALRFNISDAADFKVGDHIQIQRPSTKEWIRLLKMEEFGGETGWLGWKPGQRDIIWDRTITAISGKQITIDAPITTALDRKFGGGFITKYAWLGRISQIGIENLCIESTFDSTNLKDEEHRWMGVTMENVENAWVRQVHFKGLAGSAVALFETVSKVTVEDCKSLMPVSEIAGQRRNTFYTQGQLTLFQRCYAENGFHDFSTGYRAPGPNAFLQCESVLPFGFSGAADSWASGVLFDNVNIDGQALSFKNRGQDGQGAGWAAANSVMWQCSASRVENFSPPGSTNSAFGIWAEFAGDGYWENVNEHVKPRSLYVAQLSERIGNEAVVHAAILPKESEASSSPSIQQAAELTAKSNIPAASLADWIDLAIQRNPIPVAYENIKTIDEIGIKQPIKRQNLPPLTLKNGWLVRGNQVVTGNRQEVPWWRGSIRPHDVAQGKPHITRFVPGRSGAGLTDIPDAMTDSLLAKNITVLDHNYGLWYDRRRDDHERIRRIDGDVWPPFYEQPFARSGKETAWDNLSKYDLTKYNAWYWARLKEFVQLADQKGLVLYHENYFQHNILEAGAHYADFPWRPANNINATGFLEPPPYAGDKRIFMAGQFYDITNPERKAIHTAYIRKCLENFADQSGVIQFIGAEYTGPLHFVKFWLDVIADWEKETGKNALIALSTTKDVQDAILDEPDYAKVVDMIDIRYWHLREDGTHYAPEGGQNLAPRQHARLQKTGKISFNSVYKAVLDYRRKYPGKAVLYSAGNYDSNAWAVFLASGSISAIPRISDGFLNEVSEMKPDSSDEYKLVNPGTGAVIYKETNASFDLDLSSFKGNFLLHRIDPTTGKFIGKTENIKGGKSIKVNQTSELKTGPVVFWITKK; encoded by the coding sequence TTGAAGGTTAAGGATTACATAAAAAGGGTGATTGTATGGAATACAATCCTGTCTCTGACGGGGTTGTATTTATTTATGCCTGATGGTGTCTTAGCACAGAAAAAAATCAGGCCGCCGTCCCCGGTTGCACTGGGCGAAGACGGAAAACTGCATTACGCCCCCGATTCGCTTGGTAACCGCATTGTAGACTTTTCCTATGCAGGCTATATGGCCGGGAATAAGCAAATTCCGAATGTTCCTATCAGGGTTATCGTGCCGGTTAAGGAAGGCGACGCAACCTTGCGCATTCAGGCAGCGATCGATTATGTGGGTTCTTTGCCAGCGGACAAGGAGGGGATACGCGGCGCTGTTTTGTTGGAAAAGGGTGTGCATACGATCTTGAGAAGCCTTTTCATCAAAAAATCAGGCGTTGTAATCCGTGGAAACGGGACATTGGATCATAAAACGACATTGCTGGGCACCGGACTCTCGCGCGAGACGATCATTCAAATTTTGGGTACAAATGATCTGAAAAAAGGCAATCGTATTGAGGTTGAAGATGAATATGTTCCGGTTAATGCATTGAGATTCAATATTTCAGACGCGGCTGATTTTAAAGTGGGGGACCATATTCAGATTCAGCGTCCATCCACAAAGGAATGGATCCGGCTGCTCAAAATGGAGGAGTTTGGCGGTGAAACCGGCTGGCTTGGCTGGAAGCCAGGGCAAAGGGATATTATCTGGGACCGCACCATTACAGCCATTTCTGGAAAGCAGATCACCATTGATGCGCCGATCACAACGGCTTTGGATAGAAAATTTGGCGGCGGTTTCATAACCAAATATGCCTGGTTGGGGCGCATTAGCCAGATCGGCATTGAAAATCTTTGCATTGAATCCACATTCGACAGCACGAACCTAAAAGACGAGGAACATCGCTGGATGGGTGTTACCATGGAAAATGTGGAAAATGCATGGGTCAGGCAAGTGCATTTCAAAGGTCTTGCCGGATCGGCAGTAGCGCTTTTTGAGACAGTTTCAAAGGTTACGGTAGAGGATTGTAAGTCACTGATGCCGGTTTCCGAAATCGCTGGTCAGCGGCGAAACACATTTTACACACAAGGTCAGTTGACGCTTTTTCAGAGATGTTATGCTGAAAACGGTTTTCATGATTTTTCTACGGGTTACCGCGCTCCCGGGCCCAATGCATTTTTGCAGTGTGAGTCGGTTCTGCCGTTTGGTTTCAGCGGTGCGGCGGACAGCTGGGCTTCCGGGGTTTTATTCGACAATGTAAACATTGATGGTCAGGCATTAAGCTTTAAAAATCGTGGCCAGGACGGACAGGGCGCGGGTTGGGCTGCTGCTAACAGTGTTATGTGGCAATGTTCCGCATCCCGCGTTGAGAATTTCAGTCCACCAGGGTCAACCAACTCTGCATTCGGGATCTGGGCGGAATTTGCTGGCGATGGTTATTGGGAGAACGTAAATGAGCACGTTAAACCACGCAGTTTATATGTCGCACAATTATCGGAACGGATTGGAAATGAAGCAGTAGTTCATGCCGCGATATTGCCTAAGGAGTCCGAAGCTTCCAGCAGCCCGAGCATTCAGCAAGCTGCGGAACTGACAGCGAAATCCAATATTCCCGCGGCTTCACTAGCCGATTGGATAGATTTGGCTATACAAAGAAATCCCATTCCCGTTGCATACGAGAACATTAAAACCATTGATGAAATTGGAATAAAACAACCGATCAAAAGGCAAAATCTACCACCGTTAACCCTCAAAAACGGCTGGCTTGTGCGGGGAAATCAGGTTGTTACCGGCAACCGCCAGGAAGTTCCGTGGTGGCGCGGAAGCATTCGTCCGCATGACGTAGCACAAGGCAAACCGCACATTACCCGCTTCGTGCCGGGGAGATCCGGCGCTGGTCTGACAGATATTCCGGATGCGATGACGGATTCGCTTTTGGCTAAAAATATAACGGTGCTCGATCATAATTACGGCCTATGGTACGACCGCCGACGTGACGATCACGAACGCATCCGCCGCATAGACGGGGACGTGTGGCCACCTTTTTACGAGCAGCCTTTCGCAAGGAGCGGCAAGGAAACTGCCTGGGATAATCTCAGCAAGTATGATCTGACCAAATACAATGCCTGGTACTGGGCACGGCTGAAAGAATTTGTGCAACTGGCAGATCAAAAGGGACTTGTGCTCTATCATGAAAATTACTTCCAGCACAACATCCTGGAAGCAGGGGCGCACTACGCCGATTTTCCATGGCGCCCGGCAAACAATATAAACGCCACTGGTTTCCTGGAGCCACCGCCTTACGCAGGCGACAAACGGATTTTTATGGCCGGGCAGTTTTACGACATTACCAATCCTGAGCGCAAGGCGATTCACACCGCATACATTCGCAAATGCCTGGAGAATTTCGCGGACCAGAGCGGCGTCATTCAGTTTATCGGTGCCGAGTATACCGGGCCGTTGCATTTCGTGAAATTCTGGCTGGATGTGATCGCTGATTGGGAAAAAGAGACCGGGAAAAACGCATTAATCGCCCTGAGCACAACAAAAGATGTTCAGGATGCCATTCTAGACGAGCCTGATTATGCCAAAGTTGTGGACATGATAGACATCCGTTACTGGCATTTACGCGAAGATGGCACACATTATGCGCCGGAAGGAGGCCAAAACCTTGCGCCAAGGCAACACGCCAGGTTGCAGAAAACGGGCAAGATTTCCTTTAACTCAGTTTACAAAGCAGTGCTGGATTACCGCCGGAAATATCCCGGAAAAGCAGTGCTTTACTCAGCTGGAAACTACGACTCAAATGCCTGGGCCGTTTTCTTGGCTAGCGGATCAATCAGTGCAATTCCGCGAATTTCTGACGGGTTTTTAAATGAAGTTTCCGAAATGAAACCAGACTCTTCGGACGAATACAAATTGGTTAATCCAGGAACCGGGGCGGTCATTTATAAAGAAACCAATGCAAGCTTCGATCTGGATCTGAGCAGTTTTAAAGGCAATTTCCTCTTGCACCGCATTGATCCGACGACCGGAAAATTCATTGGAAAAACAGAAAATATCAAGGGAGGTAAGTCAATTAAAGTAAACCAAACCTCGGAATTGAAAACCGGTCCTGTGGTTTTTTGGATAACTAAAAAATGA